One Micromonospora sp. WMMD1120 genomic region harbors:
- the secG gene encoding preprotein translocase subunit SecG — MPIWFAYTLIVLLVITSILLTLLILLHRGKGGGLSSMFGGGVSSSLAGSSVAEKNLDRYTVLVSVVWFAAIVGLGLWLRLQMNSGA, encoded by the coding sequence ATGCCGATCTGGTTCGCATACACGTTGATCGTGTTGCTGGTCATCACGAGCATTCTGCTCACGCTGCTGATCCTGCTGCACCGCGGCAAGGGTGGCGGTCTGTCGAGCATGTTCGGTGGTGGCGTCAGCTCCAGCCTCGCCGGCTCCTCGGTCGCGGAGAAGAACCTGGACCGCTACACCGTCCTGGTGAGCGTCGTCTGGTTCGCCGCGATCGTCGGGCTCGGGCTCTGGCTACGCCTCCAGATGAACAGCGGCGCCTGA